A DNA window from Halobacteriovoraceae bacterium contains the following coding sequences:
- a CDS encoding GGDEF domain-containing protein, whose product MNEKNKTRPEDSTIILTDIKSALSTAEREAEEKPAALLIVGGDLNGTMFDLVDPEISVGRSANTTIPLEFQGVSRKHLELIENNGEYVLQDCGSKNGTYLNNKKVEQAIKLGRGDIIKIGSIAMKYLPKGDPERLTYDKLNMEANTDGLTKCFNKGYFDNAITLEVKKSKVTGDPLSLILFDIDFFKKLNDNYGHDAGDFVLAELANVIRSNAVRNMDVFARWGGEEFVILLPKTNLKQSFEIAERLRKVVEEYEFVYKDERLPVTLSIGVSDYRKGVLTGKDLFIRADKSVYKSKQNGRNQVNFYRE is encoded by the coding sequence ATGAACGAAAAAAACAAAACCCGTCCAGAAGACTCGACAATTATCTTAACCGATATAAAATCAGCACTAAGTACAGCTGAAAGAGAAGCTGAAGAAAAACCCGCTGCCCTTCTAATCGTTGGGGGAGATTTAAATGGAACAATGTTTGACTTAGTTGATCCAGAAATAAGTGTAGGCAGAAGTGCAAACACGACAATCCCTTTAGAGTTTCAGGGAGTTTCAAGAAAACATCTTGAGCTCATAGAAAATAATGGTGAGTACGTTCTCCAAGATTGTGGTTCAAAAAATGGAACCTACCTCAACAATAAAAAAGTTGAGCAGGCCATTAAACTTGGCAGGGGAGATATAATTAAAATTGGTAGTATCGCGATGAAATACCTCCCTAAGGGTGATCCTGAAAGACTGACATATGATAAGCTGAATATGGAAGCTAATACTGATGGTCTGACAAAATGTTTTAATAAAGGTTATTTTGACAATGCAATAACACTTGAAGTTAAAAAGTCAAAAGTAACAGGAGACCCTCTTTCTCTTATTTTGTTTGATATAGATTTCTTTAAAAAACTTAATGACAATTACGGACATGACGCAGGAGACTTTGTGCTAGCTGAATTAGCAAATGTCATACGAAGCAACGCTGTGAGAAATATGGACGTTTTCGCCCGCTGGGGAGGTGAAGAATTTGTCATTCTTTTACCGAAAACAAACTTAAAGCAATCCTTTGAAATCGCTGAACGTCTTAGAAAAGTCGTTGAAGAATATGAGTTTGTTTACAAAGATGAAAGACTTCCGGTAACACTCTCAATTGGTGTCTCAGATTATAGAAAAGGTGTGCTCACTGGAAAAGATTTATTTATTCGGGCCGATAAGTCTGTTTATAAATCAAAGCAAAATGGACGTAACCAAGTTAATTTTTACCGAGAATAG